Proteins co-encoded in one Halorussus lipolyticus genomic window:
- a CDS encoding 5-methyltetrahydropteroyltriglutamate--homocysteine methyltransferase has protein sequence MTERVATTPGVFPLPDWAKDDLADLKGHQKHDLIDGDEDEEVVAVYDRAREEVISRQQDAGLDRTVEGQLRWDDMLAHPLAVHDAVETRGIVRYYDNNNFYRDPVVTGDLTFDGDIAGELESASEFVDADELQAVLPGPYSLSDLATDEHYGDEADFLDAIADFLAGEAEAFPEVETLFLLEPSLVENPPSDEDDEDERASEAVDTVAGAVGDGTDVVVQTYWGALDEKVHAHLLDADFDALGYDFVSNSEDNLYNINEYGTKDSIAAGVVDGQNTLVEDPETIAERADWLEENTPAAEFETLYLTPNTESFYLPYSTFREKLAALGEATDIAEVKA, from the coding sequence ATGACAGAGCGCGTCGCAACTACGCCGGGCGTATTCCCGCTACCGGACTGGGCCAAAGACGACTTGGCCGACCTGAAAGGCCATCAGAAGCACGACCTCATCGACGGCGACGAGGACGAGGAGGTCGTCGCGGTCTACGACCGCGCCAGAGAGGAGGTCATCTCCCGACAGCAGGACGCCGGACTCGACCGCACCGTGGAGGGGCAACTCCGCTGGGACGACATGCTCGCCCATCCCCTCGCGGTCCACGACGCGGTGGAGACCCGCGGCATCGTCCGGTACTACGACAACAACAACTTCTACCGGGACCCGGTAGTGACCGGCGACCTGACTTTCGACGGTGACATCGCTGGCGAGTTGGAGTCCGCGAGCGAGTTCGTGGACGCCGACGAACTGCAGGCGGTCCTCCCCGGTCCCTACTCGCTTTCGGACCTCGCCACCGACGAACACTATGGCGACGAGGCCGACTTCTTGGACGCTATCGCCGACTTCCTCGCGGGCGAGGCCGAAGCCTTTCCCGAAGTCGAAACGCTGTTCCTCCTCGAACCCTCGCTGGTCGAGAACCCGCCGAGCGACGAGGACGACGAGGACGAGCGCGCCAGCGAAGCGGTCGATACCGTGGCCGGTGCAGTCGGTGACGGGACCGACGTGGTGGTCCAGACCTACTGGGGCGCGCTGGACGAGAAGGTCCACGCCCATCTGCTGGACGCCGACTTCGACGCGCTGGGCTACGACTTCGTGTCGAACTCCGAGGACAACCTCTACAACATCAACGAGTACGGCACCAAGGACTCCATCGCGGCGGGCGTCGTGGACGGCCAGAACACGCTGGTCGAGGACCCCGAGACCATCGCCGAGCGCGCCGATTGGCTGGAGGAGAACACGCCTGCGGCCGAGTTCGAGACGCTCTACCTGACGCCGAACACCGAGTCGTTCTACCTGCCGTACTCGACGTTCCGAGAGAAACTCGCCGCGCTGGGCGAAGCAACCGACATCGCGGAGGTGAAAGCATGA
- a CDS encoding HemK2/MTQ2 family protein methyltransferase yields the protein MTDLADRRDAETEVYQPAEDSNLLAEAAVADLQSLPTDDRADDPADDFLALEVGTGSGYVAETVADETGLRVLGSDLNPHACRQASERGVESVRADLLEPFRDDAFDAVLFNAPYLPTDPDDERDDWMEVALSGGEDGRAVIEPFLESVGRPLAPDGAVYLLVSSLTGVEEVVGLAEAEGFSAVALQDESFPFETLTVLKLVR from the coding sequence ATGACCGACCTCGCCGACCGCCGAGACGCCGAGACCGAAGTGTACCAACCCGCCGAGGATTCGAACCTCCTCGCGGAGGCCGCGGTCGCCGACCTGCAATCTCTCCCGACCGACGACCGCGCCGACGACCCCGCAGACGACTTCCTCGCGCTTGAGGTCGGCACCGGGTCGGGCTACGTCGCCGAGACGGTGGCCGACGAGACCGGCCTGCGAGTGCTGGGGTCGGACCTGAATCCCCACGCCTGCCGGCAGGCCAGCGAGCGCGGCGTCGAAAGTGTTCGGGCCGACCTGCTGGAACCCTTCCGCGACGACGCCTTCGACGCGGTGCTTTTCAACGCGCCCTACCTCCCGACCGACCCCGACGACGAGCGCGACGACTGGATGGAAGTCGCCCTCTCGGGCGGCGAGGACGGCCGCGCGGTCATCGAGCCATTTCTCGAATCGGTCGGCCGACCCCTCGCGCCCGACGGCGCGGTCTACCTGCTGGTCAGCAGTCTCACGGGCGTCGAGGAGGTCGTCGGACTCGCGGAGGCCGAGGGCTTCTCGGCGGTCGCACTTCAGGACGAGTCCTTCCCCTTCGAGACGCTGACGGTCCTCAAACTAGTTCGCTGA
- a CDS encoding penicillin acylase family protein: MDIDTTRRALVAAIVGGGAIGGSLSPVRGYLNRFAPLSGSAWRDATDRTNRRVQSPYGEATVRYDDHGTAHIETEESGEDAERALYFAVGYAQAADRLFQMDLQRRVMAGELSEVVGEAALDSDEFHVRMDFAGGAEANLELLEDTPTGKATEAFAEGVNACRDSEALPLEFGLLDYEPDPWTPADTMLMEQQISWGLTGSFWTLRRELLAEKFDAETVEELYPFRMDHDAPIVRDDDGDSEAASRRTAGPSGGFAGDSSNLLDWLSAFESPPGVGSNSWVVSGDRTSSGSPIVANDPHLTLMAPPVWYEMNLQTDDVSVRGVTFPGVPFVVIGENDAGAWGFTNSGADVIDFYSYETDDSGDRYRYDDEWRAFETEEHTIRVADAEDRTVTVRKTVHGPLLEREGQQVGVSWTGHTATRTSLAIHEYSKSGGVEDFLDSTEKMDLPTQNVVYADREGNTLYYVTGKIPIRTVDGEEIWGTRVFDGSAGEAEWEGFEPFGVSSWEGFVPFEEKPHVRNPDYLGTANQRIEDDPDHYIGEQYSTPYRGQRLYELLDERAASDEPMDAQFMRRLQRDAKSARAEQVVGELVAAAEGDEGLGQAVETLRNWDYRMVRDSRAALIFVRWFDQFRRETFADEFEKRDLGEEYYPNDWVLATLPDDSRWFGDEGREAVMVRALRQTLEDVDEGATYGDYNTTAAITHPFDQSFLNYPEYPTDGSAYTLNNYRKESAVGSSWRMICPMADREQSIGILPGGNSGEYFSDHYDDQLRLWADGKYKSMRREIRGETAIEFERDDSGGDDR; the protein is encoded by the coding sequence ATGGACATCGATACCACGCGACGGGCACTCGTCGCCGCCATCGTCGGCGGCGGGGCGATCGGCGGGTCGCTCTCGCCGGTTCGGGGCTACCTGAACCGGTTCGCCCCGCTGTCGGGGTCGGCGTGGCGGGACGCGACCGACCGGACGAATCGCCGGGTTCAGAGTCCCTACGGCGAGGCCACGGTCCGGTACGACGACCACGGGACCGCACACATCGAAACCGAGGAGTCCGGCGAGGACGCCGAGCGCGCGCTCTACTTCGCAGTCGGATACGCCCAAGCGGCCGACCGACTCTTTCAGATGGACCTCCAGCGCCGGGTAATGGCCGGGGAACTCTCGGAAGTGGTTGGCGAGGCGGCCCTCGACTCCGACGAGTTCCACGTCAGGATGGACTTCGCGGGCGGTGCCGAGGCGAATCTGGAACTGCTGGAGGACACCCCGACCGGGAAAGCGACCGAGGCCTTCGCGGAGGGCGTCAACGCCTGCCGGGACAGCGAGGCCCTACCCCTCGAATTCGGCCTGCTGGACTACGAACCCGACCCGTGGACCCCTGCCGATACGATGCTGATGGAGCAACAGATTTCGTGGGGGCTGACCGGGAGTTTCTGGACGCTCCGCCGGGAGTTGCTGGCCGAAAAGTTCGACGCGGAGACCGTCGAGGAACTCTACCCCTTCCGGATGGACCACGACGCGCCAATCGTGCGGGACGACGATGGCGATTCGGAAGCCGCGAGTCGCCGAACCGCCGGTCCCTCCGGCGGGTTCGCTGGCGATTCGTCCAACCTCCTCGATTGGCTTTCGGCTTTCGAGTCGCCGCCCGGCGTCGGGTCGAACAGTTGGGTGGTCTCGGGCGACCGGACCTCCTCGGGGTCGCCCATCGTGGCCAACGACCCCCACCTCACGCTGATGGCCCCGCCGGTCTGGTACGAGATGAACCTCCAGACAGACGACGTGAGCGTTCGGGGCGTGACCTTCCCCGGCGTCCCGTTCGTCGTCATCGGCGAGAACGATGCTGGCGCGTGGGGGTTCACCAACTCCGGGGCCGACGTTATCGACTTCTACAGCTACGAGACCGACGATTCGGGCGACCGGTATCGCTACGACGACGAGTGGCGGGCGTTCGAGACCGAGGAGCACACGATTCGAGTCGCGGACGCCGAGGACCGAACCGTCACGGTCCGGAAGACGGTCCACGGGCCGCTCCTCGAACGCGAGGGCCAGCAGGTCGGCGTCTCGTGGACCGGCCACACCGCGACCCGGACCTCGCTGGCGATTCACGAGTACAGCAAGTCCGGGGGCGTGGAGGACTTCCTCGATTCGACCGAGAAGATGGACCTGCCGACTCAGAACGTCGTCTACGCCGACCGGGAGGGCAACACGCTCTACTACGTGACGGGGAAGATTCCGATTCGGACAGTAGACGGGGAAGAAATCTGGGGCACCCGCGTCTTCGACGGGTCGGCGGGCGAGGCCGAGTGGGAGGGCTTCGAACCCTTCGGCGTCTCGTCGTGGGAGGGGTTCGTCCCCTTCGAGGAGAAGCCTCACGTCCGGAATCCCGACTATCTGGGCACCGCGAACCAGCGCATCGAGGACGACCCGGACCACTACATCGGCGAACAGTACAGCACGCCCTACCGGGGCCAGCGCCTCTACGAACTGCTGGACGAGCGCGCGGCCTCCGACGAACCGATGGACGCCCAGTTCATGCGCAGACTCCAGCGCGACGCCAAGTCGGCCCGCGCAGAGCAGGTGGTGGGCGAACTCGTCGCGGCCGCGGAAGGCGACGAGGGCCTCGGCCAAGCGGTCGAGACGCTCCGAAACTGGGACTACCGGATGGTACGGGACTCGCGGGCCGCACTCATCTTCGTCCGGTGGTTCGACCAGTTCCGCCGGGAGACGTTCGCCGACGAGTTCGAAAAGCGGGACCTCGGCGAGGAGTACTACCCGAACGACTGGGTGCTGGCGACCCTGCCAGACGATAGCCGGTGGTTCGGCGACGAGGGCCGCGAGGCGGTGATGGTCCGGGCGCTCCGGCAGACGCTCGAAGATGTCGACGAGGGCGCGACCTACGGCGACTACAACACCACCGCGGCCATCACCCACCCCTTCGACCAGTCCTTCCTCAACTACCCCGAGTACCCCACCGACGGGTCGGCCTACACCCTGAACAACTACCGGAAGGAGTCGGCGGTGGGGAGCAGTTGGCGGATGATTTGCCCGATGGCCGACCGCGAGCAGTCGATTGGCATCCTGCCGGGGGGCAACTCCGGGGAGTACTTCTCGGACCACTACGACGACCAACTTCGACTGTGGGCCGACGGCAAGTACAAGTCGATGCGTCGGGAGATTCGGGGCGAGACCGCCATCGAGTTCGAGCGCGACGACTCGGGAGGTGACGACCGGTGA
- a CDS encoding mechanosensitive ion channel family protein yields MSDLLTGFFAVIDRLTTFTTTEQVAATVAILVGVAVAIFGGRYVRPKVQRRLPHRVGDVALLVGFSGVLFVATVSLLVLWGKGTNAAKALDQINATVGKGFRVLFALAVVAGAYIVTGFVKKAIDRFVDGHDTISQHQSEIVYRVSQLTVYVSAVAIILGLWDVNLSGLLVGAGFLGIVVGMAARQTLGALLAGFVLMFSRPFEIGDWVKIDDEEGIVTDISIVNTRIQTFAGEYVMIPNDIVSGEKIVNKSRKGRLRIEVDVGVDYETDVDRAAELAKETMKDCDEVLTVPTPKVVLKEFGDSAVTLGLRCWIDKPSARRQWRARTAIIGSVKETFDAEGIKIPYPQRELTGREESGGFRVASEAEAPISPEPTTDGGTDDEKGVEPGDTDETE; encoded by the coding sequence GTGAGCGACCTGCTGACCGGGTTCTTCGCGGTCATCGACCGACTGACGACCTTCACCACGACCGAGCAGGTGGCCGCGACGGTTGCCATCCTCGTCGGCGTCGCAGTCGCCATCTTCGGCGGGCGGTACGTCCGCCCGAAAGTCCAGCGACGACTCCCCCATCGGGTCGGCGACGTGGCGCTCCTCGTCGGATTTTCGGGCGTCTTGTTCGTGGCGACGGTCAGTCTGCTGGTCCTCTGGGGGAAGGGGACGAACGCCGCCAAGGCCTTGGACCAAATCAACGCGACGGTCGGCAAGGGCTTCCGGGTGCTGTTCGCGCTGGCCGTCGTCGCCGGTGCGTACATCGTCACCGGGTTCGTCAAGAAGGCAATCGACCGGTTCGTCGATGGCCACGACACCATCAGCCAGCACCAGAGCGAAATCGTCTACCGAGTCTCGCAACTCACCGTCTACGTCTCGGCGGTGGCCATCATCCTCGGCCTCTGGGACGTGAACCTCAGCGGCCTGCTGGTCGGGGCCGGGTTCCTCGGTATCGTGGTCGGTATGGCCGCCCGCCAGACCCTCGGCGCGCTACTGGCCGGATTCGTCCTGATGTTCTCCCGGCCCTTCGAAATCGGCGATTGGGTGAAAATCGATGACGAGGAGGGCATCGTGACCGACATCTCCATCGTCAACACCCGAATCCAGACGTTCGCCGGCGAGTACGTGATGATTCCCAACGACATCGTGAGCGGCGAGAAAATCGTCAACAAGAGTCGGAAAGGCCGCCTTCGAATCGAGGTCGATGTCGGCGTCGATTACGAGACCGACGTGGACCGAGCGGCCGAACTCGCCAAGGAGACGATGAAGGACTGTGACGAGGTGCTGACGGTGCCCACCCCCAAAGTGGTCCTCAAGGAGTTCGGCGATTCGGCGGTCACGCTCGGTCTGCGGTGCTGGATAGACAAACCCAGCGCCCGCCGGCAGTGGCGCGCTCGCACCGCTATCATCGGGTCGGTCAAAGAGACCTTCGACGCCGAGGGCATCAAGATTCCGTATCCCCAGCGCGAACTCACCGGCCGCGAGGAGTCCGGCGGATTCCGCGTCGCCAGTGAAGCCGAGGCCCCAATCTCACCGGAACCGACGACCGACGGCGGAACCGACGACGAAAAGGGCGTCGAACCCGGAGACACCGACGAGACCGAATGA
- a CDS encoding 16S ribosomal RNA methyltransferase A, whose protein sequence is MRNPDALLRRAGVRGNPDRDQHFLIDDRVLDRLPEYAEEAAFDCSHVLEIGPGTGALTDRLLAVADEVTVVERDRDLAGFLREEFADEIADGRLTVISGDALEVDLPDFTASISNLPYGVSSEITFRLLPRGKPTVLMFQKEFAERMAADPGTDDYGRLSVSAQHYADVEVVEPVPKEAFSPPPDVESAVVRTTPRDPDYEVGDEDFFLRFVKAVFTQRRKTLRNAIRNTPHISGLDDADAVVDAISEGRTDLDPDVLSKRAGKIPPETFAGLATAADEFGRKSEAEDGDSLRGGETT, encoded by the coding sequence CTGCGGAACCCCGACGCCCTCCTCCGGCGGGCGGGCGTCCGCGGGAACCCTGACCGTGACCAGCACTTTCTGATAGACGACCGCGTGCTGGACCGACTGCCCGAATACGCCGAGGAGGCCGCCTTCGACTGCTCGCACGTCCTCGAAATCGGTCCCGGAACCGGCGCGCTGACCGACCGCCTGCTCGCCGTCGCCGACGAAGTGACCGTGGTCGAGCGCGACCGGGATTTGGCCGGCTTCCTGCGCGAGGAGTTCGCCGACGAGATTGCTGACGGGCGACTCACCGTGATTTCGGGCGACGCGCTCGAAGTTGACCTCCCCGACTTCACCGCCTCGATTTCGAACCTCCCCTACGGCGTCTCCAGCGAAATCACCTTCCGACTCCTCCCGCGCGGAAAACCGACCGTCCTCATGTTCCAGAAGGAGTTCGCCGAGCGGATGGCCGCCGACCCCGGCACCGACGACTACGGCCGCTTGTCGGTCTCGGCCCAACACTACGCCGACGTGGAAGTGGTCGAGCCAGTCCCGAAAGAAGCCTTCTCGCCGCCGCCGGACGTCGAGAGCGCCGTCGTCCGGACCACGCCCCGCGACCCGGACTACGAGGTCGGCGACGAGGACTTCTTCCTCCGGTTCGTCAAGGCCGTGTTCACCCAGCGCCGCAAGACCCTCCGGAACGCGATTCGGAACACGCCTCACATCTCCGGCCTCGACGACGCCGACGCCGTGGTCGATGCCATCTCGGAGGGCCGGACCGACCTCGACCCCGACGTACTGAGCAAGCGCGCCGGCAAGATTCCGCCCGAGACGTTCGCTGGGTTAGCGACTGCCGCCGACGAGTTCGGACGCAAAAGTGAAGCCGAGGACGGTGATAGCTTGCGAGGTGGTGAGACCACGTGA
- a CDS encoding sodium/proline symporter gives MQGSAGGIAGDAGIWVLGTFGLYLLVLLGIGLYSSRFMDSVGDYVIGGREIGPVVTGFSERASEMSGWLTLGVPANAYGTGIMAFLNGLGMIPADLFAWAGIAKRLRKYTEIVQSVTLPTFFETRLGDDTGRVKGVSAIVLMLFEGGYVGAQIVAAGTLLQILTGIQPWVGIVVGGIIVIGYTFLGGYFAVAWSDYFQGAIILGAFILLPVIGFTNMGLPFDEVAQVGSGGLTSITAGATGWAAVFGILSYAAIGLGVPGNPHIMVRFMGIDRVKNVRLAALVAQLFMFVAYIGAALVGLYAIAMFGNGAIENGDKVMPMLTLELLPGAVAGIVLAAALAAMMSSADSQLLVATSAIVEDVYHGFLDKDASEEELVRYSRYVTFGLGTASVAFAYLAKSTPIYTLVLDYAWGGLGAAIGPTVIATLWWKRVTAKGSLASMIVGASTMVLWTQLPTILGAVGMMPAESSAFWYGLVTVYGLFPAFIVSVVTLVTVSLATEPPAGVDDHFDVFDKPLSAVVSADGQGEGVPDYATDGGSSSDTSPKVVTEADNIRGHVAASGYWEDDDER, from the coding sequence ATGCAAGGTAGCGCCGGCGGTATCGCGGGCGATGCCGGCATCTGGGTGCTGGGGACCTTCGGACTCTACCTGCTGGTTCTGCTTGGCATCGGCCTGTACTCCTCGCGGTTCATGGATTCGGTCGGCGATTACGTCATCGGCGGCCGGGAAATCGGTCCCGTCGTGACCGGGTTCTCCGAGCGCGCCTCCGAGATGAGCGGTTGGCTCACCCTCGGCGTGCCGGCCAACGCCTACGGCACGGGAATCATGGCCTTCCTCAACGGATTGGGCATGATTCCGGCCGACCTGTTCGCGTGGGCCGGCATCGCCAAGCGCCTGCGCAAGTACACCGAAATCGTCCAGTCGGTGACGCTCCCGACGTTCTTCGAGACGCGCCTCGGCGACGACACCGGCCGGGTCAAGGGCGTCTCGGCCATCGTCCTGATGCTGTTCGAGGGCGGGTACGTCGGTGCCCAAATCGTCGCGGCCGGGACCTTGCTTCAGATTCTGACGGGCATCCAGCCGTGGGTCGGCATCGTCGTCGGCGGCATCATCGTCATCGGCTACACCTTCCTCGGGGGCTACTTCGCGGTGGCGTGGTCCGACTACTTCCAAGGGGCCATCATCCTCGGGGCGTTCATCCTGCTCCCCGTCATCGGGTTCACCAACATGGGCCTGCCCTTCGACGAGGTGGCGCAGGTCGGTTCGGGCGGCCTGACGAGCATCACCGCCGGAGCGACCGGATGGGCCGCCGTCTTCGGCATCCTGAGCTACGCCGCCATCGGCCTCGGGGTGCCCGGCAACCCCCACATCATGGTCCGGTTCATGGGCATCGACCGGGTGAAGAACGTCCGCCTCGCGGCGCTCGTCGCCCAACTGTTCATGTTCGTCGCGTACATCGGCGCGGCGCTGGTCGGTCTGTACGCCATCGCCATGTTCGGCAACGGAGCCATCGAGAACGGCGACAAGGTGATGCCGATGCTCACCCTCGAACTCCTGCCGGGCGCGGTGGCCGGCATCGTCCTCGCGGCGGCGCTGGCCGCGATGATGTCGAGCGCCGACTCCCAGCTTTTGGTGGCGACCAGCGCAATCGTCGAGGACGTGTACCACGGTTTCCTCGACAAGGACGCCAGCGAGGAGGAACTCGTTCGCTACTCCCGGTACGTCACCTTCGGACTCGGGACCGCCAGCGTGGCGTTCGCCTACCTCGCCAAGAGTACGCCCATCTACACGCTGGTCTTAGACTACGCGTGGGGCGGATTGGGTGCCGCAATCGGCCCGACGGTCATCGCCACGCTCTGGTGGAAGCGTGTGACCGCCAAGGGGTCGCTCGCCAGCATGATAGTCGGCGCGTCCACGATGGTCCTGTGGACCCAACTCCCGACCATCCTCGGGGCGGTCGGCATGATGCCCGCCGAGTCCTCGGCGTTCTGGTACGGCCTCGTGACGGTTTACGGCCTGTTTCCGGCGTTTATCGTCTCGGTGGTCACGCTGGTCACGGTGTCGCTGGCGACCGAACCGCCCGCCGGCGTGGACGACCACTTCGACGTGTTCGATAAGCCCCTCTCGGCGGTTGTCTCGGCCGACGGGCAGGGCGAGGGCGTGCCGGACTACGCGACCGACGGCGGCAGTAGTTCGGACACCTCGCCGAAGGTCGTAACCGAGGCCGACAACATCCGCGGCCACGTCGCGGCCTCCGGCTACTGGGAGGACGACGATGAGCGCTGA
- a CDS encoding methionine synthase, whose translation MSQNRDQFRPENHPNDHFLLTTVVGSYPKPKWVDRARDLYEDDEADFGDEEWQEAKDDASRLITDEHERAGLDVVVDGEMRRNEMVEYFAHRIEGYEFNGPVKVWGHNTFDKPSVVSDVEYDETWLVDEYEFTASVSDRPVKVPITGPYTLANWSFNEAYDDTESLAHDLADLVNEEVERLVEAGARYVQIDEPALATTPDDHAIVGDCLERIADGIPEDVRIGLHVCYGDYSRIYPEVLEFPVDEFDLELANGDYDQLDVFKDPEFTADLALGVVDAHVAEVESVEQIKDNIQKGLEVVPPEQLTVSPDCGLKLLPREVAYEKMANLVTAAREVEQELDAGEIEVERSAVTADD comes from the coding sequence ATGAGCCAGAACCGAGACCAGTTCCGACCCGAGAATCACCCGAACGACCACTTCCTGCTGACGACCGTCGTGGGAAGCTACCCCAAACCCAAGTGGGTGGACCGCGCCCGCGACCTCTACGAGGACGACGAGGCCGACTTCGGCGACGAGGAGTGGCAGGAAGCCAAGGACGACGCCTCGCGCCTCATCACCGACGAACACGAGCGCGCTGGCCTCGACGTGGTGGTAGACGGCGAGATGCGGCGCAACGAGATGGTCGAGTACTTCGCCCACCGAATCGAGGGCTACGAGTTCAACGGTCCGGTCAAGGTGTGGGGCCACAACACCTTCGACAAGCCCTCGGTAGTCTCGGACGTGGAGTACGACGAGACGTGGCTGGTAGACGAGTACGAATTCACCGCGAGCGTCTCGGACCGACCGGTCAAGGTGCCGATTACCGGCCCGTACACGCTGGCCAACTGGTCGTTCAACGAGGCCTACGACGACACCGAGTCGCTGGCCCACGACCTCGCGGACCTCGTGAACGAGGAGGTCGAGCGACTGGTCGAAGCGGGCGCTCGCTACGTCCAAATCGACGAACCCGCGCTGGCGACGACGCCCGACGACCACGCCATCGTCGGCGACTGTCTGGAGCGCATCGCGGACGGGATTCCCGAGGACGTGCGCATCGGCCTCCACGTCTGTTACGGCGACTACTCGCGCATCTATCCCGAGGTTCTGGAGTTCCCGGTGGACGAGTTCGACCTCGAACTCGCCAACGGCGACTACGACCAGTTGGACGTGTTCAAAGACCCCGAGTTCACCGCGGACCTCGCGCTCGGCGTGGTGGACGCCCACGTCGCCGAGGTGGAGTCGGTCGAACAAATCAAGGACAACATCCAGAAGGGCCTCGAAGTGGTCCCGCCCGAACAGTTGACGGTGAGTCCGGACTGCGGGCTAAAGCTCCTGCCCCGCGAGGTTGCCTACGAGAAGATGGCGAACCTCGTGACCGCCGCCCGAGAGGTCGAACAGGAGCTAGACGCCGGGGAAATCGAGGTCGAGCGGTCGGCCGTGACCGCCGACGACTGA